The Pseudoxanthomonas sp. SL93 genome segment CGCCTGGTCAACGAAGGCCGCGTCACCGAGGGTGACCTGCGCATCGAGAACGGCCGCATCTCGCGCATCGCCGCGGAAATCCGCCCGCAGGGCGACGAGGCCGTGATCGATGCCGCCGGTCGCTGGTTGCTGCCGGGGATGATCGACGACCAGGTGCATTTCCGCGAACCCGGCATGCCGCACAAGGGCGACATGGCCACCGAATCGGCCGCGGCCGTCGCGGGCGGGCTGACCACCTTCATGGACATGCCCAACACCAGTCCGCCGACGCTGGACGCGGCCGCGCTGGAAGACAAGTACCAGCGCGCCAAGGGCCGCGCCTGGGGCAACTACGGCTTCTACATGGGCGCCAGCAACGACAACCTGGAGGCGATCCGCACGCTGGACCCGAAGACCGCCCCGGGCATCAAGGTGTTCATGGGCGCCTCCACCGGCAACATGCTGGTCGACAACCCGGACACGCTGGACGCGATCTTCCGCGAAGCGCCCACGCCGATCATCACCCACTGCGAAGACACCCCGACCATCGATGCCAACCTGGCGGCGTTCCAGGCCAGGTACGGCGATGCGCTCAGTGCCGAGCACCACCCGGACATCCGCAGCCGCGAGGCCTGCATCAAGTCCACCCGCCTGGCGATGTCGCTGGCGCGCAAGCACGGCACCCGCCTGCACGTGCTGCACATCTCCACCGCAGACGAGCTGGCGCTGTTCACGCCGGGGCCCCTCGTGCATGCGGATGGCGCGCGCAAGCGCATCACCGCCGAGACCTGCATCCACTTCCTGCGCTTCGACCGCGCGGACTACGCGGCGCTGGGCAACCTGATCAAGTGCAACCCTGCCATCAAGGATGCCAGCGACCGCGAAGCACTGATCAAGGCACTGGTGGACGACGTGATCGACGTGCTGGCCACCGACCATGCGCCGCATACGCTGGAAGAAAAAGAGAAGCCGTACGTGCAAGCCCCGTCCGGCCTGCCGCTGGTGCAGTACGCGCTGGTCGCCGCGCTGGAGCTGGTGCACGAGAAGCGCATGGACATCGCGCGGGTGGTGCAGAAGTTCGCGCACGCCCCTGCGCAGCTGTTCGACGTCAAGGAGCGCGGCTACCTGCGCGAAGGCTACTTCGCCGATCTCGTGCTGATCGACGACGAGCCCTTCACCGTGAAGCGCGAAGACGTGCTGTCCAAGGTGGGCTGGTCGCCGTTCGAGGGCCGCACGTTCCGCTCGCGCATCGGCGCCACCTGGGTCAACGGCCGCATGGTCTGGAACGGCGAACACCTGGTCGGCACGCCCAACGGCCAGCGCCTGGAATTCGCACGTTGAAGGTGATGGTGGCGGCCCTGCTGGCGGCCGTGTGCGTGGGCTGGATACCGTTGCTTTCCGCGCAGGAATCCGCGCCATCGTCCGTCGCGCCGGAAGAGCGCGTGTTTCCGGCCAGCGTCTCGCAGGGCGCACTGGTGTTCGGCAAGGTGCCGTCCGGCAGCGCAGTGCGCTACGGCGAGCGCCAGCTGCGCACGACGGCCTATGGCACCGTGGCGTTCGGCGTGGGCCGCGACGAACAGGGTCCATTGACCCTCACCGTGACCACGCCATCCGGGCGCAGCGAGGCGGTCACCATCACCGTGACCGCACGCGACTGGCCGGTGGAGCACGTCAATGGCGTGCCGCCCAAGACCGTCGATCCGCCGCCGGACATCGCCGAGCGCATCAAGCGCGAGCAGGCACAGGTGACGGCCGCGCGCGTGCGCGACGATGACCGCAGCGATTTCGCGCTGCCCTTCCAGTGGCCGGTGCAGGGACGCATCAGCGGACGTTTCGGCAACGCCCGCGTCTACAACGGCCAGCCTGGCGCGGGTCACTCCGGCATGGATATTGCCGCCCCCAACGGCACGCCTGTGAAGGCGCCCACCGGTGGCGTGGTGACCTTCGCCGCACCCGACTTCTACCTTACCGGCGGTACGCTGCTGCTGGACCATGGCCATGGCATCAGCTCCAACTTCCTGCACCTGTCCCGCATCGACGTGAAGGTGGGTGATCGGGTGGAGCCTGGCCAGGTGATCGGCGCCGTCGGTGCGACAGGGCGCGCCACCGGACCGCACCTGCATTGGGGAATGAACTGGTTCGACGTGCGCATCGACCCGCTGCTGGTGCTCGAACGCGGCAAGTAAGCGCCCATGCCTTGCCGCACGGGCGACAGCCTCAGCCGCCGCCCGGCGCCACGCCCGCGCTGGTTTACCGCTCCGCGCTGCCGTCAGCGGGCATTTCTGTCCACGGCTACTTGAGCTTCCCCAGGAACCGGCTGGCGATGCTGTCCGCAAGATCACGCGGGCGCACGAGTTTTGGATTGGGTCGCGGCGGCGTCCATGCTTCGGCCTTCAATGCGTTGGGCGCGTCGGCGACGTCCGCGTCCACGCCGAGCTGCGCTCTCAAGGCAGCGATGGCGTCGTCGAGCACCTGCTCATCCGCATCGAGGTCGACCGCCTCGCCAAGCTGTTCGCCCGCTTCGAAGGCCTTGTTGTCATGCGCCTTGAAGCCAAGGATTTCCCTCACTTCTTTCTGGAGTCCTGCGTAATCGATCTCCGGGAAAGGCAGGTCGCTGGGCTCGCCCATCGCGATGGGGCGGGCGAGTCGGCCGGGCGGGCTGACATCGCAATCGGCAAAGCTGCGGTAGGCGAATTCGCTGCACATCATCTTGCCCGGGTCCTGGCGGATGGCGTGCTCGGTGGCCTGGTGGATCACCCACCGCAGCCACGCAGGGAGATGCTGCGGCTTGCCACGCAATGCCACCAGAAAGCCCACCATCACCAGTTCATCCTGCGCGAATACCGTACCCAGCAGCGAGCGTGCGTGTCGCAGTACGGCCGCGCGGTCTTCGCCGGACAACGGCGAGCCGTCCGCCGCGAGCGAACGGTAGGCATCCACAAGGACCACGGGTCCGTTTTCGGCCAGCCGCTTCGACAGCGGGCTCTCTGCGGCAACGGGACGGATGGCTTCGATCAGCATTCCGTTCTCGGACACCATCGACACGTGGCTGTAACGGCTGTCGCCGAACCAGGCGATCAGTTTGGAGAGCTCGCTCTTGCCCAGCATCAACAGCAGATCGCCCACTTGCAGTTGATCCAGCGGGAAACCCACGGCGGTCGGTGGTGCCTGTTCCTGGTTCACTCACGCATCTCCTGTCTGAGGGAAAAGGTTGCCGGTCACACGGTCCCGACCGGCAGATTTGCTTGAATACAGCGCGGTATCCACGCGCTCCAGCAAGCGTTCGAACGTCTCGCCCGTGCCGAGCTGGGCGACACCCAGGCTGAGACTGGCGTCGATGACCCGGCCGTCGATGCTCAAGGGCCGGTTGTTGACCGCAGCACGGAGATGTTCGGCTACCGTCAGCGCGTCGGCCAACTCGGTGCCTGGCAGGATCACGAGCATCTCGTCGCCGCCGTAACGGCCCAGGAAGTCATCTTTGCGGAGCTTTCCGCGCGTGCGCACCGCGATCAGGCGCAGGCTCTGATCACCGACCAGGTGGCCATGCTCGTCATTGATCCGCTTGAAATGGTCGATGTCGAAGAACACCACCGACAGCGGCAGCCGCTGCGCATGCGCAAGCTGCACTTCGCGCTGCAGCTGTTCGATGATCGCGGTGCGCGACAACACTCCCGTCAACGTGTCCTGCGCGGCCTGCCTGCTGGCGCGGTCGCGGTCGCGCCGCAGCTGCTGCATCTTGTCCGCCAGGCCGACGGTCAGTACCAGGCCGGCCAACGCAAACCCCAGCGGGAAGGCGTGGACAAGCCACGGCGGCCCTACCCACCAACCCAACAGCTCGCCCACCCGCCCTGCTGTCAGCAGCATCATGGGCAGCCAGGACAGCAGCAGGAAGAACGCCTGCCGCTCGTTTCGCAACGTGCCGAGCACGGAGGCCAACAGCACGGTAAGGGTTGCCACCAGTAGCACCACGTTGCCCACGCGTGGAATCACCGTGTCCGTGCTGAACAGCGAGGCCAGCAGCAGTACCCCAAGCAGGGCGTTGCAGGTGCGGAGCACGCGCTTCAACAGCGGGCGCTTCCGCGAGAGCTCCAGGTAGAAGCCCAGGAACGTGTTGCTCGCGATCACCGCCAGCATGCCGGCAACCCGCGCCATGCGTGGATCGTCACCCAGCGCGTGGCCCAGGATTTCGATGCTGCGCAGCTCGCCCCCCGCCAGCGAGAGGAAAAGGGCTTGTGACAGCAGCGTCAGCGCGAGAAACCCGTAGCTGCGTTCACCCAGCCCTACCCAGAAGCCCAGTGCCAGTACCGCCAGCACTCCCATCGCGGTGAGCACCATCACGCGCCAGGCCACGTGTTCCAGATCCTGGCGGTGCACCCCATGCAGGGGCTGGATGGACACCGGCATCGGCGTGCCGCCCACCGATGCCACGCGCAGATACACCGGCTGGCCCGCACGCAGGCCACCAGGCAGGGCAAATACCAGTGCACGTGCCGAGAAGGCCATGTCGGCGTGTTCGCCGAACAGGGAGCGCGTCATCGGCGGAGCTCCGGGAACCCACAGCGTCATGGTGTTCTGGTACGGCGCCTGCACCACGAGGTGCGGCTGCAGGCTGGCAGGCACGTCAACATCGCTGACTACCCGCCACCACCGCGGTGCGGAATCCTGCTGGAAGATCACGCCCGCCTGCGGCGAGGGCGTGAAGTCGGCATCCCGTTGGCCGGACACGACATGCTCCGCCGGCGCGTCGTCGGCGAGCCGGGACAATGAAAGCGTCTGTGCAGTCGCGGGCAAAGCCCACCAGATCAGGCAGAGCCAGACAGGCCACCACCTGGCCCGGCGCCGTGGATTCCCCATATCCATTCCGCCGTCCGGTCAGCGCCTGAGCATAACGGATGCCAGGGGAAATGTGAGAACGGTGTCTCGCCCCGGCGGCGGGCAATGCAGACAGCGCGGGGTAGCCCCTCGAGGGCCGGCCGCGATCGATCAGTCGTTGCTGCCGCTCACGCGAGCCACCGCGTCGTGCGGGTGCAGGCTTTCGTAGTGGGCGACGGTGGCGTCGTAGCGGGCGATGCGGGCATCACCGGCGAGCACGGAAGCCACGCGACGGGCGGCGTCCTCGCAGAACATCAGGTTTTCCGCATTGAGGCGGGCGAAGGCCTGTTCGTCCACGCGCTTGACGGCCGTCTGCACCGGGGTGGCGAGCGCGGCTTCCAGGGCATCGATCAGCGGGACCAACGGCAGTTCGTCGAACTGCGGACGAAGCTCGACGCGCACCGATGCGCGGCTGCGCTGCGCATGGGGAGTGGCGGCCAGGCCGCGCTCGGAGGCGAGCCAGTCGTGCACCACGTTCACGGACAGCGGATGCGCGGCGGCGAAATCCTCGGCGAAGCGTTCGGCATTGGCCTGCCGCGACAGCGCGGCCGACGCCGGGCAGGTGCTGGAGTACTCCACGGCGAACGACAGCGCCAACTGCAGATGGCCGTCGACCAGCGTGGCGTCGATCTCGACGGGGTACCGCTTCCAGCCGGCGTAGTCGCTTTCCAGCGCCTTCCGCTGCAGCAGCGCTTCATAACGGATCTTCAGGCGCGCCTGCGTGGCCAGGCCGGCCTGCGAGGCGACGCTGTCCTGCAGCAGGTGCCGAAGGCCTGCGGGCGTGATGGCTTCGCGCGCCAGCCCGTCCTGCAACTGCAGGTACAGGCGCGACATGTGGATGCCGCGTGCATCGGCATTGGCCAGGTTCACCGACAGATCGATGCTGGCCGCCACCTGCAACTGCCCG includes the following:
- a CDS encoding dihydroorotase, which produces MPATVIVNARLVNEGRVTEGDLRIENGRISRIAAEIRPQGDEAVIDAAGRWLLPGMIDDQVHFREPGMPHKGDMATESAAAVAGGLTTFMDMPNTSPPTLDAAALEDKYQRAKGRAWGNYGFYMGASNDNLEAIRTLDPKTAPGIKVFMGASTGNMLVDNPDTLDAIFREAPTPIITHCEDTPTIDANLAAFQARYGDALSAEHHPDIRSREACIKSTRLAMSLARKHGTRLHVLHISTADELALFTPGPLVHADGARKRITAETCIHFLRFDRADYAALGNLIKCNPAIKDASDREALIKALVDDVIDVLATDHAPHTLEEKEKPYVQAPSGLPLVQYALVAALELVHEKRMDIARVVQKFAHAPAQLFDVKERGYLREGYFADLVLIDDEPFTVKREDVLSKVGWSPFEGRTFRSRIGATWVNGRMVWNGEHLVGTPNGQRLEFAR
- a CDS encoding M23 family metallopeptidase; the encoded protein is MVAALLAAVCVGWIPLLSAQESAPSSVAPEERVFPASVSQGALVFGKVPSGSAVRYGERQLRTTAYGTVAFGVGRDEQGPLTLTVTTPSGRSEAVTITVTARDWPVEHVNGVPPKTVDPPPDIAERIKREQAQVTAARVRDDDRSDFALPFQWPVQGRISGRFGNARVYNGQPGAGHSGMDIAAPNGTPVKAPTGGVVTFAAPDFYLTGGTLLLDHGHGISSNFLHLSRIDVKVGDRVEPGQVIGAVGATGRATGPHLHWGMNWFDVRIDPLLVLERGK
- the folE2 gene encoding GTP cyclohydrolase FolE2, with protein sequence MSSSLPQAPRADLPDVAHQRVPLARPLDWVGMENIALPVRITDGQGGQLQVAASIDLSVNLANADARGIHMSRLYLQLQDGLAREAITPAGLRHLLQDSVASQAGLATQARLKIRYEALLQRKALESDYAGWKRYPVEIDATLVDGHLQLALSFAVEYSSTCPASAALSRQANAERFAEDFAAAHPLSVNVVHDWLASERGLAATPHAQRSRASVRVELRPQFDELPLVPLIDALEAALATPVQTAVKRVDEQAFARLNAENLMFCEDAARRVASVLAGDARIARYDATVAHYESLHPHDAVARVSGSND
- a CDS encoding diguanylate cyclase, whose protein sequence is MSGQRDADFTPSPQAGVIFQQDSAPRWWRVVSDVDVPASLQPHLVVQAPYQNTMTLWVPGAPPMTRSLFGEHADMAFSARALVFALPGGLRAGQPVYLRVASVGGTPMPVSIQPLHGVHRQDLEHVAWRVMVLTAMGVLAVLALGFWVGLGERSYGFLALTLLSQALFLSLAGGELRSIEILGHALGDDPRMARVAGMLAVIASNTFLGFYLELSRKRPLLKRVLRTCNALLGVLLLASLFSTDTVIPRVGNVVLLVATLTVLLASVLGTLRNERQAFFLLLSWLPMMLLTAGRVGELLGWWVGPPWLVHAFPLGFALAGLVLTVGLADKMQQLRRDRDRASRQAAQDTLTGVLSRTAIIEQLQREVQLAHAQRLPLSVVFFDIDHFKRINDEHGHLVGDQSLRLIAVRTRGKLRKDDFLGRYGGDEMLVILPGTELADALTVAEHLRAAVNNRPLSIDGRVIDASLSLGVAQLGTGETFERLLERVDTALYSSKSAGRDRVTGNLFPQTGDA